A genomic window from Kiritimatiellia bacterium includes:
- a CDS encoding AAA family ATPase, which yields MTTRHAGTAQGVGNHAAHGKGNPAPEANMAQDAINIGMNIFRKGIAGYEQKEQQLLEWLWGYTMDELGGSKNALQKKLEIDYETVRLAWIGKLEAVGALCEEIERLKYRTVNSVRVVDTIVTRRITEALDYAKTLSSMVTVTGPTGRGKTLTAQHWARENNHGRAKYVRVPSDCNRMTLVRELCKKCGIGTNGKNRGDLEARLRSAFGSHNVIIADEAGHLMPRAGMTSALELLRDLHDMCGCSVVLIFTDVYLSELKYGRMRNYFEQFRGRIKFTVEIPEKVIFEEVEAVVKAFNPEAPLELVKYAHQAAEDRDGKLRTLFEDLDRAQGFARRKGRDRIALSDLEIAIEWRKSGGVWPD from the coding sequence ATGACTACCAGACACGCAGGAACGGCCCAGGGCGTCGGCAATCACGCCGCGCACGGGAAAGGCAACCCCGCCCCGGAAGCCAACATGGCTCAGGACGCGATCAACATCGGAATGAATATATTCCGCAAAGGCATTGCCGGCTACGAGCAAAAAGAGCAGCAGCTTCTCGAATGGCTCTGGGGCTACACGATGGACGAACTCGGCGGCTCTAAAAACGCGCTGCAGAAAAAACTGGAAATAGATTACGAAACCGTTCGGCTGGCCTGGATAGGCAAGCTGGAAGCCGTGGGGGCGCTTTGCGAAGAAATCGAGCGCCTGAAATACCGGACCGTAAATTCCGTGCGGGTAGTCGACACAATCGTCACCAGACGCATCACCGAAGCCCTGGACTACGCCAAAACCCTTAGTTCCATGGTTACCGTCACCGGCCCGACCGGGCGCGGAAAAACGCTCACTGCGCAGCATTGGGCGCGCGAGAACAATCACGGCCGCGCCAAGTATGTACGCGTCCCGTCGGACTGCAACCGGATGACGCTGGTGCGGGAACTGTGCAAGAAATGCGGCATCGGGACGAACGGCAAGAACCGGGGCGACCTGGAAGCGCGGCTGCGTTCGGCGTTCGGCTCGCATAATGTGATCATCGCCGACGAGGCCGGGCATCTCATGCCCCGCGCGGGGATGACCAGTGCGCTGGAACTTCTCCGCGACCTGCACGACATGTGCGGCTGTTCGGTCGTGCTGATCTTCACCGACGTTTATTTGTCGGAGCTCAAATACGGGCGCATGCGGAACTACTTCGAGCAGTTCCGCGGCCGCATAAAATTCACGGTTGAAATCCCGGAAAAAGTCATTTTCGAGGAAGTGGAAGCCGTCGTCAAAGCGTTTAACCCGGAAGCTCCGCTGGAGCTGGTCAAGTATGCCCACCAGGCGGCGGAAGACCGCGACGGCAAACTGCGGACGCTGTTCGAAGACCTCGATCGGGCGCAGGGCTTTGCCCGCCGCAAGGGTCGCGACAGGATAGCCCTGAGCGACCTCGAAATAGCCATCGAATGGCGTAAATCCGGCGGCGTCTGGCCCGACTAA